The Apus apus isolate bApuApu2 chromosome 8, bApuApu2.pri.cur, whole genome shotgun sequence genome has a window encoding:
- the P2RY14 gene encoding P2Y purinoceptor 14 gives MFNSSTNSSGNNCSHSTVITKTVIPLIYCFICLMGFLLNAVAAWIFLYVPSNKSFIVYLKNIVVADLLMSLTFPFKILADAEIAPPQLNTFVCRYSAVVFYTNMYIGITFFGLIGFDRYYKIVKPLFTSFVHTVSYSKVVSIIIWLSLIFISFPNMILTNEIPSENYSITCIRLKSELGKQWHKASSYICTGIFWVVFILLIIFYTSISKKIYNSYKKFRRNSEASKRKISRNIFSIMFVFVICFVPYHLCRIPYTLSQTSSKFNCQSKKTLFYMKEFTLVLSAANVCLDPIIYFYLCLPFKEKLYQKVYLKLKNANEAEISKCRRSNTLRESINTV, from the coding sequence ATGTTCAACTCCAGCACCAACTCCTCAGGAAACAACTGCAGTCACAGCACAGTAATAACCAAGACAGTCATCCCGCTGATCTACTGTTTCATTTGCCTCATGGGGTTCTTGCTGAATGCCGTGGCAGCGTGGATCTTTCTGTATGTTCCCAGCAATAAGAGTTTCATTGTCTATCTCAAAAACATCGTTGTTGCTGATCTCCTGATGAGCTtgacttttcctttcaaaatccTTGCCGATGCAGAAATTGCACCTCCCCAGCTCAACACCTTTGTGTGCAGATactctgctgttgttttttacACCAACATGTATATCGGGATAACTTTTTTTGGCCTCATAGGCTTTGACAGGTACTACAAAATTGTAAAGCCTTTATTCACCTCCTTTGTCCACACAGTTAGCTACAGTAAGGTGGTCTCTATAATCATATGGTtatcattaatttttatatcCTTTCCAAACATGATTTTAACTAACGAAATCCCTAGCGAGAATTATTCCATCACATGCATACGTCTTAAAAGTGAGCTGGGCAAACAGTGGCACAAAGCATCAAGTTACATTTGCACAGGGATAttctgggttgtttttattctgctaaTAATTTTTTACACTTCTATatcaaaaaaaatatataactcttataaaaaattcagaaggaaCTCAGAGGCAAGCAAGAGAAAGATCAGCCGCAATATATTCAGTATCATGTTTGTATTTGTCATTTGCTTTGTACCCTATCACCTCTGCAGAATACCCTACACTTTGAGCCAGACTAGCTCAAAATTCAACTGCCAGTCAAAAAAAACTCTCTTCTACATGAAGGAGTTTACTCTTGTACTGTCTGCTGCAAATGTGTGCCTTGACcccattatttatttttatctctgcctaccctttaaagaaaagctgtatCAAAAAGTATATCTCAAGCTGAAAAATGCAAACGAGGCTGAAATCTCTAAATGCAGAAGATCAAATACACTTCGGGAAAGTATAAACACAGTGTAG
- the GPR171 gene encoding G-protein coupled receptor 171 yields MSSNVSQCLVGEGMEPFTYFYYVIFLMGFIGSCFALWAFTQRAQKQKCMSIYLINLLTADFLLTLALPVKIVVDLGVAPWKLRIFHCQVTACLIYLNMYLSIIFLGFVSMDRCLQLMHSSKIYRIQEPGFAKMLSAVVWTMVLLITVPNMAIPIKTIEERPGAGCISFKTKFGRDWHVFTNFICTAIFLNFSAVILISNFLVVRQLCQNKYRESYPNVKKALTNILLVTAAYLLCFVPYHIVRIPYTLSQSDTITSCPLKQALFKAKESTLLFAVSNLCFDPILYYHLSKSFRLKFSETFAAPKEEKASRDEGAQHRGEQ; encoded by the coding sequence ATGTCAAGCAATGTTTCACAATGCCTTGTCGGTGAAGGGATGGAACCTTTTACCTATTTTTACTACGTGATTTTTCTGATGGGATTTATTGGAAGCTGTTTTGCATTATGGGCATTCACACAGAGAGCTCAGAAGCAGAAGTGCATGAGCATCTATTTAATTAACCTCTTGACAGCGGATTTTTTGTTGACTTTGGCATTGCCAGTAAAGATTGTTGTTGACCTAGGAGTTGCACCCTGGAAACTGAGAATATTCCACTGTCAAGTTACGGCCTGTTTGATCTACCTGAACATGTATTTATCCATTATATTTTTGGGATTTGTAAGCATGGATCGTTGCCTTCAGCTGATGCACAGCTCGAAGATCTACCGCATTCAAGAGCCTGGATTTGCCAAGATGTTGTCTGCAGTCGTGTGGACAATGGTTCTCCTCATAACAGTGCCCAACATGGCTATTCCAATAAAAACGATTGAGGAAAGACCTGGTGCAGGATGTATCAGTTTCAAAACTAAATTTGGAAGAGACTGGCACGTGTTCACTAATTTCATATGCACGGCAATATTCCTGAACTTTTCAGCTGTGATCCTGATCTCCAATTTCCTTGTAGTCAGACAGCTCTGCCAGAACAAATACAGGGAGAGTTACCCCAACGTGAAGAAAGCCCTGACCAACATCCTGCTGGTGACTGCAGCCTACCTGCTGTGCTTCGTGCCCTACCACATCGTCCGCATCCCCTACACCCTGAGCCAGAGCGACACCATCACCAGCTGCCCTCTCAAACAAGCTCTCTTCAAAGCCAAAGAATCCACCCTGCTCTTCGCGGTATCAAACCTCTGTTTTGACCCCATCCTCTACTACCATCTTTCCAAATCCTTCCGATTGAAGTTTTCCGAGACCTTTGCAGCCCCCAAAGAGGAGAAGGCTTCCAGAGACGAAGGGGCACAACACAGGGGGGAGCAGTAG